The DNA window ggagtccgtttgagccccgaacggattttccatatcgcgcgatccgtgggtgcagtgtcgttaaatcgtcggatcgcgcgatccgtgggtgatgtgattttatataaataagttttataaatgagtttatattgattttatataaatacgtttttagaaatgaatttatttgaataaatttctttattgatcttgagtaagctttattaTATTTCCGAGCTTGATTAGTACAGAGATAGTTCCATAGTTTTGTGCTGCTTACGTACacatgctaaagagttataggaaacagagtttgaggcttatgacagatgaaatagcagcacaacttgagatttcatttattattccgatttttctaaaggaatttattttaaacccacctcgtacccattttctttggtgattacccacagttggaccgatgtctacggacatccagtccgatttcagtttatgtcagtgcacttgactttgcctcacgagttacggggacgctcggaccgtgagtgccaaaATTTGCGGCTCGACAGACTTGGTgtccgagacctgccaggattgcggctcggctgactctgtgtccccgagacctgccaggattgcggatcaggctgactacggtcccctgcatcctgccagagcgactcgagctgacttggtgtcatcgaggaatctgccggcgggacaggctgatcatagtcccctgatttcaccagtttgcggctcgggtagcctgcgtgacgcccgagacctgccagggaattgacggttaagacaggggtacaatttggtggtattttcaaggattttgagttttcttgatttaattatgattttcagttgtttTATATCAGCTCCTCTAATTTTTTCAGGCATGgatacctttatatatatttattcagttatgcaaggtttgagtacagagcttttatacaactttgatttcagtattttatgcaagctttgatttcagtgcttttgtgcGAAACTTTTCGAACTTGAATGTGAtttatatagaatgccttgaatttaGTATGCGTTATATGGAGAGaacgtattcagttttatttaactattttacaatgggggttattatggttataaagttatttctaagaaccttatttttgtccactcacattttcaacttgtttttcgcccccaggccatagaagtacgtgggatccaccaccggccATTCGTAGCTTCCGCGCCgtcaagtaaggtagagttttatAGAACATCCTTGAAAAACCCTGAAACCTAGAcaaatgctctgatatatagttgaagttgaaaaatagGAGTTGACATTTGTTATCTGAAaaattctggcagttggtgtgaatttaattgattgtttaacaggtggaaaatattgggtttggtcaaaatacaggggagactctgccgaattttcggcagaagtctaaaggTGAGTTTAAAGCGAGAAGGGTCTTtggtgcccgacattcgccaggtgtcggacacgtacAGGGCCTGGCCCGGATTTCAAAgaggaaattgggtcgggtcctgtcataacTCCTTTGAAATTCTTAGTAGGTGCTCTGATGTTTTGCCCTATACTGAGAATTGAACTGTtgaaatgtatatatacacatgCTGGTAGTTGgttgtacatatatatatacttgtttgacaggtgaaaaagttttggtattgagccagttacaagggaaaATCTGTCggtttttcggtagaagtcaaccttgttattttatcgtgctttgcatagaagggcaaataggtcatttatgcccgacatccgccaggtgtctgacacgcacagggtccagctcggattccaaagcagaatttggatcgggtcctttCAATATCCAATCAACTTTattcatttactttttttttctattgaaatattttattatttttttactaggctcacaaaattcaacaaaattttaaatatattttcgaTTTTAGAGTATTACATTTTCAGAAGAAAATAAccaatttttatttggaatATTTATGCCTTTTCTATTTGGTATACTCCTATAAATCCACCCATTACTACAACTTCATTGCCCATAGAaaaagattttatttatttattttaaatttcaatggCTTAGAGTAAACAATTCAATAAAGATAAATTATTTGATTGCAATTTTATTACaattcaataattaattaattacaatttctattttgtataCTTTGAGTCTTTCTTGGTGAATCCCGCAtatatcttcttcatcatctgtcaagtgaagagaaaaaaaatcacatgaaaaagaggaagacaACAGTAACCACATTAAGTAAAGCACgctttagaaaaaaaaaaaaaaaaaaaccaaatctaGTTTAGAAGAggggaaatatatatatatatatatatacagtcccgatctcttggaccacaggagtccaagagattgtggtcacccaccgttagatattaatccaatggttcaaaatgatatatataaatgcaatatgacataaatgattattacccgattcaagtcaaccgttgaatttacatcgaacggtgagtgaccataaatctcttggactacaggggtccaagagatcaggactgtatatatatatatatatatatatatatacatatacttGATGCAAGACGAAGACTTGTTGAAGATAATGCAATGCAATTTTGGctaaaagtcacttttggtccctACAGTTTTTTACTTCAACAACTTTTGACCCTGTAGTTTcaattccgtcaattttgACTATATAGTTTCATATTTATAGCAATTTGATGACAAGttagtttttaattatacCACAAAAATCAGGaaaaaaacataaccaaagcaagattataattttttaatagaaaaccaCAAGTGGTGTATCGAAATTTAAATTAAGTATAATATTTTACTGATTTGGATTACAATTACaagattataataaaatattttattagaaaCTTACTATTTATGTGCAGCCACAGTagattaggattttatttcaCTTATTTAAATCAACAGTTTCAATACAAAAAAAGCCTTTTTTGCTAGTATATAGTAGATTGGAGGTGTGTAGGAGGTCCCGTTATTTTAGGGGCCATGTGCAGTCGCCCAGTCCTCCCACCTTGTGGGCTGACACGTCTTATACTTTTGGGCGAGTAGGGCCAAGGTAATGCGATCGTTGCAAGCTCACCGTCATAGCCCATGTTGACCGAGACCCAGCGGGCCAACCCATTTCTATTCCATTTActatattatatttgttttagaggaaaaaaaaaaagttacaaaatattattattataatatatcttAAAATTTAACaccttttcttcattttaataataaaattttaaaatatctttttctttttgaacaaaataaaaataaaaataaaaaacttccTAACAGCTTCAAATGTCTAAAAAGTacttatttatattattttacaaGTTCTATTCCAACTTTACCCTTATAGCACGGTCATCCATCATCATCTTACCATGAAAGCAATACACCCCCAAAAGGACGCCATGTGGACGGTTTTTCAGCAAGGTGGGTTACACCGTGGAGACCTTACAGATAAAGACCATGGCGGCTCCACCATGGATTGATAACTCCATACGTAAATCTTaaattattacaaaattatatttttcaggtTTATAAGAGAATGACAAAAGGATAACATTAAATCAATTTTGACGGTTATGTTTTATCAAATGGTGATTCGGCATCGAGTCTTGTTATTAGGAATGCACAAGGGCGTCTAATTCCGCCGTTCGCTCAGGCGACTAAGGATCTGACGTCTGTCATCGCGACTTTCTTGGAGGCGAATTCGTTCGTTGGCGCTCCGGTGGCGCACGGCATCGACGCAGACGAGGCGCGTGGGAGCGTGAGCTTCAACGTGAGGATTTTGGCTAGGTTGAGTTTCGGAGAGGTGGGTGGAGGCTGAGGCGGCGGCTCTTGAGGGTTTTGTGCCGTGGCGTGGCGGTTTCTCTTTCGTCGGAAGGCGGGTTGGGTACTTTGGCCGGTGGGTCAAGAGATTGCCAGGTTGTTGTTTGAGATGGGGGCAATGCGTGTGGTGCAaatggtaatttttttaatctctcACTTTTCAATTGAAGTCTCTGAAATTGTGACAAGTTAGGAACGAGGAATGTGTTGTTGTATAATTAGTAGTAAGATGAGTTTGTGGATTTAGGTTAAGttgttgtatatatttttaactaCAACTCTTTTGTTGTTTCTGGTTAGTGATGGTTGCAAttgagtttgttttttttgtttctcctcCCAAAATACTACATCTTAGCTGAGCTTGTTTGCTTGTTCTACTCAGTTGATTATTGTTGTGTTTTTGATAGAGATCAAGTAGAGCTCATTTGCCTTTAATGGCTCTTGGTGTTTTTTGATGGAGGCTTGCTTATTCAAGAGGATTTGAAAATGGATGGAGGCAACATTATTTAGAAAGAAACAGAGTAGTTGCTTAGAACATCTGTCTCATGCTTGTTTTGGCTTGGGTTATTAACCTCATTGAATCCACCTTACGAGTGGTTGTTTAGAACATCTATAGGCTTTGCCGATCCTAGTGGATTTGAAAATGGTTGGAATATATGTTCAAAAATGAAGAGCTTTTTTTAGGGTTGAGTATGGGATCAATGATCTAATAACAGAGTTGTGTATAGAATGTGTGTAACTTTTAGTTTTAACAGCAATGTCTCCTACTTCTGTGATGTGTGTTATCTATGTCAGAAGAGAAGATTATACCACTCTACCAATTATCAGTTTGGTTTAGTTgcggttttttaattttaatttatttgttaatcaAGTTTGTCTGCCATATTCCTATGTTAAGAATTTAGAATTTAGTGAAACTGGCACTTCCCTTTGGAAGGTCTCCACGGTCTTCCCATGTGGATTGTGCAGCTTAGGCTAATGTTTTTTAAGCTTTTTCTTCGTTCCTGTCTGTGGTTCAGTCGTGTAGTTTGCACTTTTCAATCTTTTAGCCCAAATTGCTGACTCTATTAAGCTCTAGTTCACAAAAGGGGTATGGTATTTCCACATCAGAGTTGCATCAGATTTCAGCCCTAGAAATTAAGGAGGTTAGGGATTTGCACTAAggtttttgagtttgagtttgagtttcaCTTTGGTCCAAATCCAAGTCTGTAGCTTTGCTCTGGGTCTGTAAACTCTTACATATGGTTTAGTCATTGTCGGTAGAACTGGATTCTAATTCAGATATGGAGATTATTTGACGTATAGGGTCTTGTTTAATTTTGAACCCTTGATTCAAGCATAATAAGCCCACTCGATAACATATCCATATACAAATGAATTGTTTCTCTGGGGCAATTCATTTGTGTAAGCCTATTTGTCATCAAAGTTCAAGTCATTGCATTTCTGGCAGGCAGTTTCTCAAACAATAACCAAAGCCAGAGGCTGATTATTTGCTTAAATCAATTACAACATGTAAACATATTTGTGCTATGATCAAATACAGAGTAGAGCTGCTAACTTTCCCTTACATAGATCCACATCGTGACTAATATTAATTCACTTCATTTGCATCCGCAATCAAAGTAATCTCTTCAGATTCTGAAGCACTTGATGCACAGGGACTTCGATTGTCCACACCAACTTCATCTGCAGGAATTTGTTGTGGGTATAAGAAAGGCCTTGGAGGCATTTGGAGGCTCTCAATTTCTCCTTCAAGCATCTCCACTACTTTATTCATTGAAGGGCGTTCGATAGGCTTCATTTGTATGCACCATAAAGccaccatcatcatcttctttatGATCTTCTTTTCCTCATCTGTTGCATCATCTCCTATTTCTATGTCCTTTCCTGCCTTCAACTGATCAGAAACCCATGTCGGAAAGTAGATTTGGCTAAATTGGCTTGATTGTTCTATACCCGCATTCAGGTTTTTCCTTCTACCAGCCATTTCCATCAATAGCATTCCGAAACTATACACATCGGCTTTGTATGAAACACCTCCAATGTTTTTGTAGAACAGTTCTGGAGCAATGTATCCCATGGTTCCTCTTGCTGCAGTCAAAGATACAATGCTATTATCCAATGGGTATAGCTTTGCTAACCCAAAATCAGAGACCTTGGGAGTAAAATTCTCGTCTAGAAGAATGTTGTGAGGCTTGATGTCAAAGTGCAAAATTTGCATGTCACAGCCTTGATGGAGGTAATCAATACCACGAGCCACTCCGAGTGcgatttcaaatattttatggCAACTTAAAGACACATCTCCTTGTTGAGAAAAAATGTATTTCTCGAGAGACCCATTAGACATGAAATCATATACAAGAGCACGTTTTGAACCTTCAACACAGAAGCCAATAAGTCGCACCACGTTAACATGACGAATCCTTCCAATGGTAGCAACCTCATTGATAAAGTCTTGGCCATTATTAGTTTTGGACTTGCCTAACATCTTGATGGCTACAAGGTGACCGCGGCGGAGCTTTGCCTTGTATACAGAGCCATAGCCTCCTTCACCCAATTTGTCCTTGAAACCTCTGGCCATCTTTTTGATGTCCGAGTAAGAGTACCTTATTGGCATGAGATTATTATTACTCTGTAGAAAGTCTTCTATATTCTCATACATTGACAAGTGCCTCCTTCGCCATTTATATATTAGCAGTGCAGTTACAAAGGGAAAACCAAATGTAAATTTGGCTGCTACGTATAGTACTGCATGTTTCACAAAAATGGAATTAATGAACACGAAGtataataatgataataataataatatactcCTTTGCAAATCCATCTCAATCAAAATAAGAATATTAATGTTCCACTGATCCACGAGTATTCTCTTACCTAGGAAACCGACTGCACATCCCAGAAGCTTGGCAAAGTAGAATCTGGGCATATCCGTAGGCAACAAAGGCCCATCAGGGTTGAAGAGCCTATATGCGGGGTGAAGACATGCTTCTGCAACAGAAGTAAAGAAATCAATCGATCAATGGAATGACTAAGGTGGTTAGTCAAGCGAAAAGGACAAAGAAAAGTAAACGTCTATTTACAGAGTTGAGGGATCCACTCGCCTAGAAACGCTAAGATCCCCAGGTACCAACGGATTTCTACATTGCGAAAGAGAATTCTGGTTAGACCAACATAAATTATACacaaattatgaaaagaaaactgtAACTGATGGAAATTACAGTTTAACATGCTATCACAGTCATCAAAGTGGTCATTTTGACGTCCAGGGGTAAACTTGATATTTGACATAGTTTCAGAGGGTACTATAGTAAATAAGCCAtctttaatatataatttataatttaaaggTTTGTCAAATGTCTAACCTTCTGGCAATATTATGTCTTGTTGCTCGCATTGAATTCCATTGCCGGTGTTGTTCAGACTGCAAAATTCCCCTGATCCGCAAGTTTCTGAACATGCATAATAAAACCATGAGAGTTCAAAGCCATGCGCTATTTCATTATATATTCCTTTGCAAGACGTCATGTGCTCCTCAGTTGAAGGGGACACCATAACCATTAGTGTTATTTTGCAGGAATCCCCAAAATTGTATGACCTTGGGCCAGCACGCCCAACCGGAAATTTTAGGAAATAAgaatatgttgttaaattggagaaagaagaattggaagaagaatAGTTGTTGACCCCACTGATGCATGGAGCTGTTTCAACAATGAGATGGGAAGGATTCATTGGAATTTCACAGCTCAGGAAGATTATAGACATTAATGATTCTCTATGGTAATACCCAGGAAGAGGACCTGTATAATTGGAGTAATAAGAAAAGTTGAAGAGGGCCAAGGAGTAGAGTGGGTGGGAGAAGTAGTTGTCCTTGATCTTGTGAACACCAACATCCACAAGTCGGATTGTGAAGTTATTGTAATTGATTGCTTGTACATAATACTTTCCTGAAAACAAGTATAGCACTGCATGATGAGTAGTACCATTTCCCTTGGCCTCACAAGATAGCTCGAAGCTTTTGTTGCCGCAGTGTTTAGAGTCTCCTTTCAATCGGAATGGAGAGCTTATGTTAATATTTCCACAAGAACGGATACAATCAGAGTTATCAGCTGTAATATTATTGGAAGATGTTTGGGAACGAGAGGaaggaacaagaagaagaaggagcaCTGTGTAAGCCGCAAATAGGAGACTTCTTCCAGACATGCTGCCAGAGCGCAAGGGAAATTTCCAATTTAGTGCAGTTTTaactctttaaatataaagtttttatttatttatttatctattttttgcATAATCAGATAAAAATTAAGAGATCACCGTACACGTCGGGCATTGACTAAAACATCCAGAAGGAGTGGGGCCCATGTCATCTAAAGTAATCCACAcaacgaaaagaaaaaaagaaacccatGTCCATATATCATATCGTATCATCTTCAAGGATACTTGTACTCTGCAAATAATTTATTGCCATCATGAATTTCTCACGGTGGTTGCTCATGATAGTCGTAATAGTAGTAGATGCACTCAATGGTGGAGTAGGCCATGAAGATTGCAGAGAAACAAGATGTCACCCCGACGGCCCAGCCATCCGATACCCATTTCGCCTTAAAGGTAGGCAGCCAATCCATTGCGGCTGCCGGGGATTTGATTTTTCGTGCACTGACAACCAGCCTATACTTGAGTTACCATCGTCGTCAGTTAAGTTCCGTGTTTATGAGATTAACTACACATCTCATGAAATTAGAGGAATAGCTTATGATGGTTGCTTGCCAAGGGAGTTGTTTTACAGTAATGGTTCTTATCCCCTTGAATTCGCAGGCCGCGCAACCTTATTCAGTTGTCCACCGTCAACAGTAAGAGATAAATATTTTTCCCATGATTCTTCTTGTGTGAAGAGATTGAGCCCATGCCATGGCAACAATTCTGGTAACCATATTTACGCTGTCATTGATGATTCTTGTTTCATTGGTTACATGCCCCTAGTGTCTTGTACCAAGGTGCGTGACTACCCATCAGATCCTGCATATATATCTCATGAGAACATTGCATTGTACCAAGGACTACTTTTGTTATTGCATTGGTCCATTCCATCATGTGAACATTGCAAAGGTATTTTACACTCCAAGTTTACTTTCCAACTATAATTTCAAGATTCAAAAGATTCTATACGCAAACtataattttggatttcaTTGATTTGAAAACCGGCCCTTATTTCATGAACAACTTTTACAGGTCATAATC is part of the Prunus dulcis unplaced genomic scaffold, ALMONDv2, whole genome shotgun sequence genome and encodes:
- the LOC117612846 gene encoding LEAF RUST 10 DISEASE-RESISTANCE LOCUS RECEPTOR-LIKE PROTEIN KINASE-like 2.2, with amino-acid sequence MSGRSLLFAAYTVLLLLLVPSSRSQTSSNNITADNSDCIRSCGNINISSPFRLKGDSKHCGNKSFELSCEAKGNGTTHHAVLYLFSGKYYVQAINYNNFTIRLVDVGVHKIKDNYFSHPLYSLALFNFSYYSNYTGPLPGYYHRESLMSIIFLSCEIPMNPSHLIVETAPCISGVNNYSSSNSSFSNLTTYSYFLKFPVGRAGPRSYNFGDSCKITLMVMVSPSTEEHMTSCKGIYNEIAHGFELSWFYYACSETCGSGEFCSLNNTGNGIQCEQQDIILPEEACLHPAYRLFNPDGPLLPTDMPRFYFAKLLGCAVGFLVLYVAAKFTFGFPFVTALLIYKWRRRHLSMYENIEDFLQSNNNLMPIRYSYSDIKKMARGFKDKLGEGGYGSVYKAKLRRGHLVAIKMLGKSKTNNGQDFINEVATIGRIRHVNVVRLIGFCVEGSKRALVYDFMSNGSLEKYIFSQQGDVSLSCHKIFEIALGVARGIDYLHQGCDMQILHFDIKPHNILLDENFTPKVSDFGLAKLYPLDNSIVSLTAARGTMGYIAPELFYKNIGGVSYKADVYSFGMLLMEMAGRRKNLNAGIEQSSQFSQIYFPTWVSDQLKAGKDIEIGDDATDEEKKIIKKMMMVALWCIQMKPIERPSMNKVVEMLEGEIESLQMPPRPFLYPQQIPADEVGVDNRSPCASSASESEEITLIADANEVN